In Methylotenera mobilis JLW8, the following are encoded in one genomic region:
- a CDS encoding metal-sulfur cluster assembly factor, with product MTLNANQLNFSQLNIDEQRIYSALQLVIDPEIGENLIDLGLIYGIQIQDNIAKVTFTMTSQACPMSEMVIENIHDAVNQTLADNMVLELDLVWEPAWEPELMSAQAKQRLGWD from the coding sequence ATGACTCTAAACGCTAACCAACTTAACTTTAGTCAACTAAACATAGATGAACAGCGCATCTACTCTGCACTGCAATTGGTAATAGACCCAGAAATCGGCGAGAACCTGATCGACCTTGGCTTAATTTATGGCATTCAAATCCAGGACAACATTGCCAAGGTGACTTTTACTATGACTTCTCAGGCATGCCCGATGTCAGAAATGGTGATTGAAAACATACATGATGCAGTGAACCAAACACTGGCAGACAACATGGTGTTGGAACTGGATTTGGTTTGGGAACCCGCGTGGGAACCAGAGTTGATGAGCGCACAGGCAAAACAACGACTGGGCTGGGACTAA
- a CDS encoding SCO family protein: MKKTLKHTLLLSFILASTSPAFADNHEHHHHSQQTAVSAASTDSVFNITDDWTAANGTTFQLSALGGKPTVVAMVYTSCQYVCPLTVQNIKRIERSLSAAQATNANFALFSLDPERDTPAKLAEFAKLHGINTPSWTLAQGSAGSIRKLAVTLGVKYKKVESGDYEHDATIFILDKDGVVKYQADAMSKNMNGASDALKVLLK; encoded by the coding sequence ATGAAAAAAACGCTAAAACATACACTCCTGTTGTCATTCATACTGGCTAGCACCTCTCCAGCATTTGCCGATAACCATGAGCATCACCATCACTCGCAGCAAACGGCAGTCTCAGCGGCCAGCACTGACTCTGTCTTCAATATCACAGACGATTGGACTGCGGCAAATGGCACTACTTTTCAGCTGAGCGCATTGGGAGGCAAGCCAACCGTGGTAGCCATGGTCTACACCTCATGCCAGTATGTTTGCCCTCTTACCGTGCAAAATATCAAACGCATAGAGCGTTCATTGAGCGCCGCACAGGCCACAAATGCTAACTTTGCCCTATTCTCGCTGGACCCGGAGCGCGACACCCCAGCAAAATTGGCAGAGTTTGCCAAGCTGCATGGCATCAACACTCCGTCTTGGACTTTAGCGCAAGGCAGTGCTGGCTCTATACGCAAGCTGGCAGTCACGCTAGGCGTTAAATACAAAAAAGTAGAGTCTGGTGATTATGAACATGATGCGACTATTTTTATTCTAGATAAGGACGGTGTGGTCAAATATCAGGCCGATGCTATGAGTAAAAATATGAATGGTGCATCAGATGCACTCAAAGTATTATTGAAGTGA
- a CDS encoding formylglycine-generating enzyme family protein gives MSSNRLKLATLIALPAALIYGAAVSAEEMVMIPQGSFTPFFLKKDSANSSTASKVKVDAFWMDAAPVTNREFQAFVGQHPDWHPANVKKIFSDSHYLEHWKSIQGATDTANPDTLNLDAPVVNVSWFAATAYCEAQNKRMPSTDEWEYTLNDNDRDKENLQKQIIGWYSVPNRAPLAVKSQPANGFAVFDMAGLIWEWTADFNSYMAPPDTRNSGDKTLFCGSGSLNASNLDDYAAFMRYSYRESLKGNFTGKNLGFRCAKDAKDEK, from the coding sequence ATGTCGAGTAACAGATTAAAACTCGCAACCCTGATAGCACTACCTGCCGCCCTTATTTACGGGGCGGCGGTATCTGCGGAAGAAATGGTAATGATTCCGCAAGGAAGTTTCACTCCTTTCTTTCTGAAGAAAGATTCGGCAAATAGCAGTACGGCAAGCAAAGTAAAAGTTGATGCATTCTGGATGGATGCCGCCCCTGTTACCAATCGCGAGTTTCAGGCCTTTGTAGGCCAACATCCGGACTGGCATCCGGCAAATGTCAAAAAGATATTTTCTGACTCACACTATCTAGAGCACTGGAAAAGCATACAAGGTGCGACTGATACAGCAAACCCAGATACACTCAACTTAGATGCCCCAGTAGTTAATGTGTCATGGTTTGCAGCCACGGCGTATTGCGAGGCACAGAATAAACGCATGCCATCGACCGATGAGTGGGAATACACCCTCAACGACAATGATCGGGATAAAGAAAACCTGCAGAAACAGATTATTGGTTGGTACTCAGTTCCTAACAGAGCGCCATTAGCCGTTAAAAGCCAGCCAGCCAATGGGTTTGCAGTGTTTGATATGGCAGGCCTAATTTGGGAGTGGACTGCAGATTTTAACAGCTATATGGCGCCACCTGACACTAGAAACTCTGGCGACAAGACCCTGTTTTGCGGAAGCGGCAGCCTGAACGCTAGCAACCTTGATGATTATGCTGCATTTATGCGGTACTCTTACCGTGAAAGCCTGAAAGGTAATTTTACAGGTAAAAACTTAGGATTCCGCTGTGCAAAAGATGCAAAGGATGAAAAATGA
- the nirK gene encoding copper-containing nitrite reductase: MKKIPLLVLGAALCMANIAVAATVTKSNSDKVIGQETAVLTDAPAVPPRITRKHATKVIVNLEVKELEGRLADGVSYTFWTFGGKVPGKFIRIREGDDVEFHLNNHPDNKMPHNIDLHAVTGPGGGAAASLTAPGHSSVFSFKALNPGLYVYHCATAPVAMHVANGMYGLILVEPKAGMSKVDHEFYVMQGDFYTQGKNGEQGLQAFSMAKAIDEKPEYVVFNGAAGALTGDNALKAKKGDTVRLFVGVGGPNLTSSFHVIGEIFDKVNHEGNTAAPAKNIQTTMIPAGGAAYMEFKVNVPGTYIMVDHSLTRAFNKGALGMLKVSGDEDKTIYSGKMTDEVYLPEGTSMRNAERSQAQAPTAKTKADRVKLGEAIYNNNCAACHQTTGVGVPQAFPPLAKSDYLLNGKAPTIKAVTGGLQGKLVVNGNEYNGVMPAWTLSDEEVANVLTYIYSSWGNSGDEVTPEEVKQHRVAPVKHVE; this comes from the coding sequence ATGAAAAAGATACCGCTTTTAGTACTGGGAGCTGCACTTTGTATGGCCAACATAGCTGTAGCAGCAACGGTTACCAAATCCAACAGCGACAAAGTGATTGGTCAAGAAACTGCAGTGCTGACCGATGCACCCGCCGTGCCTCCGCGCATTACCAGAAAACATGCCACTAAAGTTATCGTTAACCTTGAAGTGAAAGAACTGGAAGGCCGCCTTGCAGACGGCGTCAGCTATACTTTCTGGACTTTTGGCGGAAAAGTGCCTGGTAAGTTTATCCGCATTCGTGAGGGTGATGATGTTGAGTTTCACCTGAACAATCACCCTGATAACAAAATGCCGCACAACATCGACCTGCATGCAGTTACCGGCCCGGGTGGCGGCGCAGCGGCCTCTCTTACTGCTCCTGGTCATAGCTCGGTATTTTCATTCAAGGCGCTTAACCCTGGGCTATATGTATATCACTGCGCAACCGCACCTGTAGCCATGCACGTAGCTAACGGCATGTATGGGCTGATTCTTGTGGAGCCTAAAGCCGGCATGTCTAAAGTTGACCACGAGTTTTACGTCATGCAAGGGGACTTTTACACTCAGGGCAAAAACGGTGAACAAGGCTTGCAAGCATTCAGCATGGCTAAAGCAATTGATGAAAAACCTGAATATGTGGTGTTTAACGGTGCGGCTGGCGCATTGACTGGCGACAATGCGCTGAAAGCGAAAAAAGGCGACACTGTGCGGCTATTTGTTGGTGTTGGTGGCCCTAACCTAACCTCATCTTTTCACGTGATTGGTGAGATATTCGATAAAGTTAACCATGAGGGCAACACTGCCGCCCCTGCCAAAAACATACAAACGACAATGATTCCAGCAGGCGGTGCCGCCTATATGGAGTTTAAAGTGAACGTGCCTGGCACCTACATCATGGTAGACCACTCATTAACCCGAGCCTTTAATAAAGGCGCGTTAGGCATGCTAAAAGTATCTGGTGATGAAGATAAAACCATCTACTCAGGAAAAATGACTGATGAGGTTTACTTGCCTGAAGGTACTAGCATGAGAAATGCAGAAAGATCTCAAGCACAGGCACCTACTGCCAAAACCAAAGCAGACCGCGTAAAACTGGGTGAAGCTATCTACAATAACAACTGTGCGGCTTGCCACCAAACTACCGGTGTGGGTGTACCACAAGCATTCCCTCCCCTAGCAAAATCAGATTACTTGCTTAACGGCAAAGCACCTACCATCAAGGCAGTTACTGGTGGCTTACAGGGAAAACTGGTTGTTAACGGTAATGAGTACAATGGCGTGATGCCGGCATGGACCCTCAGCGATGAGGAGGTTGCCAATGTACTGACTTACATTTACAGCAGCTGGGGTAATAGCGGCGATGAGGTCACACCAGAAGAGGTGAAACAGCATCGTGTAGCACCTGTAAAACATGTCGAGTAA
- a CDS encoding Rrf2 family transcriptional regulator, translating to MQITKFTDLSLRVLMYLTQEVGDSMVTINEIAQQFDVPRNHLIKVVARLNKLKWVSATRGRSGGLRLGIQPSELKLGNVLRELENKTSLINCSEPPCVLSGQCNLKEILDHGLQSFYEEMNKYTLQSIVDQKTQQAVIKLHQRFVA from the coding sequence ATGCAAATTACCAAATTCACTGATCTTAGTTTAAGAGTGTTGATGTACCTCACGCAAGAGGTGGGCGACTCTATGGTCACGATTAATGAGATTGCACAGCAGTTTGATGTGCCGAGGAATCATCTGATTAAAGTGGTGGCTAGGTTAAATAAGTTAAAGTGGGTTTCCGCTACGCGTGGACGTAGTGGTGGTTTAAGACTTGGTATTCAGCCATCTGAGCTAAAGCTGGGAAATGTTTTAAGAGAGCTCGAGAATAAAACCTCATTAATCAATTGCAGTGAGCCGCCTTGTGTTTTGAGCGGCCAGTGTAATTTGAAAGAGATTTTGGACCACGGCTTACAGAGCTTTTATGAGGAAATGAATAAATACACGTTGCAAAGCATCGTGGATCAAAAAACACAGCAAGCGGTGATTAAATTGCATCAACGCTTTGTCGCCTAA
- the hmpA gene encoding NO-inducible flavohemoprotein, with protein MLSAAAKPYIDASVPVLRQHGLAITTLFYKNMFASHPELKNLFNMGNQANGSQQQSLAAAVFAYAANIENSAALAPVIERIVHKHVSVGIKAEHYPIVGSNLIGAIKGVLGDAATPELLAAWEEAYGLLADALIDAEAKLYQQNNQQPDEWLKVKVVDKQHQSDDVVTFTLQAESGLALPKFKPGQYISVAVHIEELNLRQIRQYSLSDANQDNTYKITVKREKGDEYKPRGNVSNWLHQHVRVGSVVDISYPCGNFTPDVLAQQPIGLISAGVGITPMISMVKEISINNPTRKVLFAHAARSRASIAHLDEIQQAKDELNQLKTVFFLNESKKQHADEQEGRMDLSAHISADFKDGIYYICGPQSFMDDQRDALLELGVDPSMIHREVFGPESLNHII; from the coding sequence ATGTTATCAGCAGCAGCAAAACCCTATATAGACGCCAGCGTTCCTGTGCTCAGGCAGCATGGTCTTGCAATTACCACATTGTTTTATAAGAATATGTTTGCATCACACCCTGAGCTGAAAAATCTCTTTAACATGGGTAACCAAGCCAATGGCTCTCAACAGCAATCATTAGCCGCTGCCGTATTTGCTTATGCCGCTAATATTGAAAACAGCGCAGCCTTGGCGCCAGTGATTGAACGTATTGTACATAAGCACGTATCTGTGGGTATTAAGGCTGAGCATTATCCAATCGTAGGCAGTAATTTGATTGGCGCGATCAAAGGGGTGCTAGGTGATGCGGCAACGCCTGAGCTATTAGCAGCATGGGAAGAGGCTTATGGACTGCTAGCCGATGCACTAATCGATGCAGAAGCGAAGTTGTATCAACAGAATAATCAGCAGCCAGATGAGTGGCTTAAAGTAAAAGTGGTCGATAAACAGCATCAATCCGATGATGTGGTGACTTTCACCCTGCAGGCAGAAAGCGGCTTAGCATTGCCTAAATTTAAACCTGGTCAATACATTAGTGTGGCTGTGCATATTGAAGAGCTTAATTTAAGGCAAATCAGACAATATAGTTTGTCTGATGCGAATCAGGATAACACCTATAAAATTACAGTTAAGCGTGAAAAAGGCGATGAATACAAGCCACGCGGTAATGTATCAAACTGGCTGCATCAGCATGTGCGGGTGGGTAGTGTGGTTGATATCAGCTATCCATGTGGCAACTTTACCCCAGATGTCTTGGCGCAGCAGCCGATAGGATTAATTTCCGCCGGCGTTGGTATTACTCCGATGATTTCAATGGTTAAAGAAATTTCTATTAACAACCCAACCCGAAAGGTATTATTTGCCCACGCTGCCAGAAGCCGCGCTAGCATCGCGCATTTAGACGAAATCCAACAAGCTAAAGATGAATTAAATCAGCTTAAAACGGTTTTCTTTTTAAATGAATCAAAAAAACAGCATGCAGACGAGCAAGAAGGGCGTATGGACTTGTCAGCGCATATTTCGGCAGACTTTAAAGATGGCATTTATTACATCTGCGGACCGCAATCCTTTATGGACGATCAGCGAGATGCGTTACTTGAGCTTGGCGTTGACCCTAGCATGATACATAGAGAGGTGTTTGGGCCAGAAAGCCTGAACCATATCATTTAA
- a CDS encoding EAL domain-containing protein — MKLYLNTSDQTFDLANLNLTHTHNPEKTVLIFDFDDEESLTHTLNQLADKLPEQLLDNSYVMVAKDNSPVDPAAVIPAILPFNTFYTRRLHSWLLDDIGLHVQIYFQPIVDFAQNGKIFAYEALCRIKNPSGELLNGEESFKLANQLKCSEELDIACQQSALVGKAHSIAPGTPIFINVLPQTMMKKRWLSMMLETINKYGIEQREVVIEIVESEKVSPELLSECCDEIRAHGLRIALDDMGSGFNGLRTLAAVRADYIKIDRAIVHEAQGSRVRTVLLEAIISMAQRLGCTVVAEGLERVEDINFCLDLGLAYAQGYYFAKPESKPTRSVTELPKQDEAHRSHISDEFRIGEFVMRGLTIEVNTSIEEARALFRKHPDTEIAVVLDNLRPIGLLRRGKVFTQRSNSLGAYCDALPKMVNSRTPSSLLARGLYLERGDAEPWIMVGDDGIYIGILQPLEIMAQLISRKMSTASLHPLSQLTTGPTLRQSLDVSLRNNPNTVLVYIDLDHFKAYNDRYGFIRGDAMIRLLSEIVRQEFLGAAGILVGHIGGDDFVLILDHINTSLEDKLLDVIYHFQDLASHLYDASDLERGFFTTEDGCEHPVASISIAVVNGSQGALSNSVAAAERAAYLKKIGKSNIGSIIVVEEATPRLVVPEHEVHSDWQARALEALQSLLTYRRSEDSHCMDSCFTDYPFFEVVFELNADGVQRYPNWINPNMYGKIKAGGAGVDRSQQAYYSAAHEALKPYISNIYLSTATEDFCLTVSLPILNRLGGLESIIVADISIAAMAMLSGVSSQLSKSIG, encoded by the coding sequence ATGAAATTATATTTAAATACATCAGATCAGACCTTTGATCTTGCCAACCTTAATTTAACGCATACACATAACCCTGAAAAGACTGTTTTAATTTTTGACTTCGATGATGAGGAGTCATTAACGCACACGCTCAACCAGCTTGCGGATAAGCTACCGGAACAGCTGCTTGATAATTCTTATGTGATGGTCGCAAAAGATAATAGCCCGGTAGATCCTGCAGCAGTGATTCCGGCCATACTGCCATTCAACACCTTTTATACCAGACGCCTGCACTCATGGTTGCTAGATGACATTGGTCTACATGTGCAGATATATTTCCAGCCTATTGTTGATTTTGCCCAGAACGGAAAAATTTTCGCCTATGAGGCTTTGTGTCGCATCAAGAATCCATCAGGCGAGTTGCTGAATGGCGAAGAGTCATTTAAGTTGGCGAACCAACTGAAATGTAGCGAAGAGCTGGATATTGCTTGTCAGCAAAGTGCTTTGGTTGGAAAAGCGCATTCAATTGCACCAGGCACGCCTATTTTCATTAATGTGCTACCGCAAACCATGATGAAAAAGCGCTGGTTGTCCATGATGCTGGAAACCATCAATAAATATGGCATTGAACAACGTGAGGTTGTGATTGAAATTGTTGAAAGTGAGAAAGTATCTCCCGAGCTTTTATCGGAGTGCTGCGATGAAATTCGTGCCCACGGCCTGCGTATCGCACTGGATGATATGGGCTCTGGCTTCAATGGCTTACGTACATTAGCCGCTGTTCGTGCTGACTATATAAAAATTGATCGCGCAATTGTCCACGAAGCACAAGGTAGCCGTGTGCGTACGGTCTTGCTGGAAGCCATTATCTCCATGGCGCAAAGACTTGGCTGTACTGTGGTGGCTGAGGGCTTGGAGCGCGTTGAGGATATCAACTTCTGCCTAGATTTGGGGCTTGCCTATGCACAAGGCTATTACTTTGCAAAACCAGAAAGTAAGCCGACCCGGTCGGTAACAGAGTTGCCTAAACAGGATGAGGCGCATCGCTCGCATATTTCAGATGAGTTCAGAATTGGCGAGTTTGTAATGCGCGGGCTAACGATAGAGGTTAATACTTCCATTGAAGAGGCCCGAGCCCTTTTCCGGAAGCACCCAGATACCGAAATTGCTGTGGTGCTGGATAATTTGCGGCCTATCGGCTTACTCAGGCGTGGCAAAGTATTTACCCAGCGTAGTAACTCATTGGGGGCTTATTGTGATGCATTGCCGAAGATGGTTAACAGCCGTACTCCATCTTCATTATTGGCGCGCGGGCTCTATCTGGAGCGTGGTGATGCCGAACCCTGGATTATGGTGGGTGATGATGGCATATATATCGGCATTTTACAGCCACTGGAAATCATGGCGCAGCTAATCAGCCGCAAGATGAGTACTGCTAGCCTGCATCCACTTAGCCAGCTGACCACAGGGCCAACATTACGACAATCGCTAGATGTCAGCTTACGCAACAACCCCAACACAGTATTAGTCTATATTGATCTTGATCACTTTAAGGCTTACAACGACAGGTATGGGTTTATCCGTGGCGATGCCATGATTCGTTTATTATCCGAAATAGTCCGGCAAGAGTTTCTTGGTGCTGCAGGAATATTAGTAGGCCATATTGGCGGTGATGATTTTGTGTTGATTCTTGATCACATCAATACAAGCCTTGAAGACAAGTTGCTGGATGTCATCTATCATTTTCAAGACCTTGCCAGTCACTTATATGACGCATCAGACCTAGAGCGTGGATTTTTTACCACAGAAGATGGCTGCGAGCATCCCGTTGCCAGTATCTCAATTGCAGTCGTCAATGGCAGTCAGGGTGCACTATCTAATAGTGTTGCGGCTGCAGAGCGTGCCGCTTACCTGAAAAAAATAGGAAAATCTAACATTGGCAGTATCATTGTGGTGGAAGAAGCGACGCCTAGGTTGGTAGTACCAGAGCATGAGGTGCATTCCGATTGGCAGGCACGCGCGTTGGAGGCATTGCAATCCCTACTTACATATCGTCGCTCGGAAGATTCACACTGTATGGATAGCTGCTTTACTGATTATCCATTTTTTGAGGTGGTATTTGAGCTTAACGCTGATGGAGTACAGCGCTATCCTAATTGGATTAACCCGAACATGTACGGCAAGATTAAAGCGGGTGGGGCAGGAGTTGATCGTAGCCAACAAGCTTATTACAGCGCAGCGCATGAAGCGCTCAAGCCGTATATCTCGAATATTTACTTATCAACAGCGACAGAAGATTTTTGTTTGACGGTATCGTTGCCTATTCTTAATCGGTTGGGTGGCTTGGAGTCGATAATCGTTGCTGACATCAGTATTGCCGCAATGGCGATGCTGAGTGGCGTGAGCAGTCAACTATCGAAGAGTATTGGATAG
- a CDS encoding histidine kinase yields MNLKLRINLIITLILALVMLIGAGMMIDNAREDVRAEVDSTTVLALHLLDAELLHYVSDYTWANNSDKNRVDIFRLQSLDNVRHLRIEFFDAQGNLRDSNRPPAGHGSTLPPAWFGKLMGKVSSSLKTTRRPIVINNRMLGELVITPDPSYEIAEIWHDTLGLLSLGLLFFIVVNGMIYWAVNRALRPLNTILNALTELEHGNWGARLPLFSLPELSSVSSKFNAMAQTLENSILNNHRLTTQLIRLQEDERKNIAHDLHDEIGQHLTAINIDASAILKANDLTSTYESAQAISIVARQMMEIVRQMLQRLRPAVLDELGLHASLNELIDNWRQRNRGVNLSINISSQVNCLNETMAITTYRIVQECLTNVTKHSKARLVTIKVELKLGRLKLLVKDNGQGFDRTLNTQGFGLAGMRERVEGLSGSFSLNTNPSSGVEICISLPVMLKAGI; encoded by the coding sequence ATGAATTTAAAACTCAGGATTAATTTAATTATTACCTTGATATTGGCGTTAGTTATGCTGATAGGGGCAGGGATGATGATTGATAATGCCCGAGAGGATGTCAGGGCGGAGGTCGATTCCACCACGGTTTTAGCATTGCATTTACTAGATGCTGAGTTACTGCATTATGTCTCAGATTACACATGGGCGAATAATAGCGATAAAAATAGGGTGGATATCTTTCGTTTGCAAAGCTTAGATAACGTACGCCATTTGCGTATTGAGTTTTTTGATGCGCAAGGTAATCTGCGCGATAGCAATCGTCCACCTGCCGGCCATGGAAGCACATTACCCCCAGCTTGGTTTGGAAAATTAATGGGTAAGGTTTCGTCTTCATTAAAGACTACGCGCCGCCCAATTGTTATCAATAACCGCATGCTAGGTGAGCTTGTGATTACGCCTGATCCATCCTATGAGATTGCTGAAATATGGCATGACACCTTAGGTTTATTAAGCTTGGGTTTACTATTTTTTATCGTAGTTAATGGCATGATTTATTGGGCGGTAAACCGAGCCCTACGTCCATTAAATACTATACTGAATGCCCTCACCGAGCTTGAACATGGGAATTGGGGTGCACGTTTACCCTTGTTTTCTCTCCCCGAGCTTTCCAGTGTTAGCAGTAAATTCAATGCCATGGCTCAGACCTTAGAAAACAGTATATTGAACAACCACCGCCTTACAACCCAATTAATTAGGCTGCAAGAAGATGAACGTAAAAATATCGCCCATGATTTGCATGATGAAATCGGGCAGCATTTAACTGCTATCAATATTGATGCATCGGCCATACTTAAGGCAAATGACCTGACATCCACTTATGAAAGCGCGCAGGCTATTAGTATTGTCGCTAGACAAATGATGGAAATAGTCAGACAGATGTTGCAGCGCTTGAGACCAGCGGTGCTGGATGAGCTGGGGCTACATGCATCATTAAATGAGCTTATCGACAACTGGCGACAGCGTAATCGAGGTGTCAATCTCAGCATTAATATTTCTAGTCAGGTCAACTGCCTGAATGAAACAATGGCAATTACTACTTATCGTATTGTTCAAGAGTGCTTAACTAACGTGACTAAACATTCAAAAGCGCGCTTGGTGACGATTAAGGTGGAATTGAAACTTGGGCGTTTGAAGTTACTGGTCAAAGATAATGGTCAAGGCTTTGACCGTACTTTAAACACACAAGGTTTTGGTTTGGCTGGTATGCGTGAACGTGTAGAAGGGCTGAGTGGCTCGTTCAGTCTCAATACCAATCCATCTTCTGGTGTTGAGATATGCATCAGTTTACCAGTTATGCTAAAGGCAGGAATATGA
- a CDS encoding response regulator, protein MITKIRVILVDDHNVVRSGLRRLLELGGDIEVVAEADSGEQACQLYTEFPADVMVMDISMPGLGGLEALRRILQRDPSAKIVIFTMHQNTAFATQALAAGAKCYVLKSGLADDLLLAVREANSGKTYISPNIAQKIVMQSLAGAADPTERLSAREFEVFRLLAEGSGVDDIALMLNVSQKTVANYQTILKQKLGITNAVELVRLAIRYGVILE, encoded by the coding sequence ATGATTACCAAAATTAGGGTCATTTTAGTAGATGATCACAATGTTGTGCGTTCAGGGTTACGCCGTTTATTAGAGCTTGGTGGTGATATTGAAGTAGTGGCGGAAGCCGATAGCGGTGAGCAGGCTTGCCAACTCTACACTGAGTTTCCGGCAGACGTAATGGTCATGGATATTTCCATGCCTGGGCTGGGCGGACTAGAAGCCTTGAGGCGAATATTGCAGCGTGACCCATCAGCAAAAATAGTCATTTTCACTATGCATCAAAATACCGCGTTTGCCACACAGGCGCTTGCTGCTGGCGCCAAATGCTATGTTTTAAAGTCAGGGCTGGCCGATGATTTGCTATTGGCAGTACGTGAGGCTAACTCTGGTAAAACTTATATTAGTCCCAATATTGCGCAAAAAATTGTCATGCAGTCACTTGCTGGCGCGGCAGACCCTACCGAGCGTCTATCAGCCAGAGAGTTTGAGGTATTCAGGTTGCTGGCTGAGGGCAGTGGGGTTGACGATATTGCGCTGATGTTAAATGTAAGCCAAAAAACTGTGGCGAACTACCAAACCATTCTTAAACAAAAACTTGGTATTACCAATGCAGTTGAGCTAGTGCGGCTCGCAATTAGGTACGGTGTCATTCTGGAGTAA